One window of the Aptenodytes patagonicus chromosome 17, bAptPat1.pri.cur, whole genome shotgun sequence genome contains the following:
- the LOC143168154 gene encoding caspase-1-like, producing the protein MADKLLLNVRTAFVERVSKPVISGLLDELLAQGVLNLEEVDEVQDRYMVRADKARCLIDSVRLKGPRASQIFINSLRKRDGTLAEQLGLTAESGSPGVQLASPDTEAPTGPPISIQGQQWIQQCSLSEYQRIRDTEGDQIYPIHLPRETRTRRALLICNIEFEHLSRRHGAEVDVEGMMKLLEGLGYVVDVHRNLTSQGMATVMKDFANRKEHWTSDSTFLVFMSHGVRAGLCGTKSKGETTDILSVDTIYEKFNNKCCRALLGKPKVVIIQSCRGGKVGSVMVSDSADPAMPTPGSAHAIPEGLEDDAICEVHLESDFGTLHSSTPDTVSWRSSVTGSLFIQHLIEQFRNHACNSDLQEIFRKVQHSFGKFPRQLPSQERTTMLRKFYLFPGH; encoded by the exons ATGGCGG ACAAGCTGCTCCTGAATGTGCGGACAGCCTTTGTGGAGCGTGTGAGCAAGCCGGTGATCTCTGGGCTGCTGGACGAGCTGCTGGCCCAAGGGGTGCTGAACCTCGAGGAGGTGGACGAGGTGCAAGATAGATACATGGTGCGTGCCGACAAGGCCCGCTGCCTCATCGACAGCGTGCGCCTGAAGGGCCCCAgggccagccagatcttcatcaACAGCCTCAGGAAGCGTGATGGCACCTTGGCTGAGCAGCTGGGTCTGACCGCTGAATCGG GGTCCCCTGGTGTGCAGCTGGCCTCCCCCGACACCGAGGCCCCCACTGGGCCCCCCATCAGCATCCAGGGCCAGCAGTGGATCCAGCAGTGCTCTCTGAGCGAGTACCAGCGCATCAGGGACACAGAGGGAGACCAG ATCTATCCCATCCATCTACCGCGGGAGACGCGAACCCGTAGGGCTCTGCTCATCTGCAACATTGAGTTTGAGCACTTGAGCCGGCGGCACGGGGCTGAAGTGGATGTGGAGGGGATGATGAAGCTGCTGGAAGGGCTGGGCTATGTGGTGGACGTCCATCGCAACTTAACTTCCCAG GGGATGGCTACGGTCATGAAGGATTTTGCGAATCGCAAAGAGCACTGGACCTCTGACAGCACCTTCCTGGTCTTCATGTCCCATGGGGTCAGGGCTGGGCTCTGCGGGACCAAGAGCAAAGGCGAGACCACAGACATCCTTTCCGTCGACACCATCTATGAGAAATTCAACAACAAGTGCTGCCGGGCGCTGCTGGGCAAACCCAAAGTGGTCATTATCCAGTCCTGCCGTGGAG GCAAGGTAGGGTCGGTGATGGTGAGCGACTCCGCAGACCCTGCCATGCCCACTCCCGGCTCGGCTCACGCGATCCCTGAAGGGCTGGAAGATGATGCAATCTGTGAAGTCCACCTGGAGAGTGATTTTGGCACTTTACATTCCTCCACGCCTG ATACTGTCTCCTGGAGAAGCTCAGTAACAGGCTCCCTTTTCATCCAGCACCTGATAGAGCAGTTTCGAAACCACGCCTGTAACAGCGACTTACAGGAGATCTTCCGAAAG GTCCAACATTCCTTTGGAAAATTCCCTCGGCAGTTGCCATCACAAGAACGGACTACGATGCTCAGGAAGTTCTACCTCTTCCCAGGCCACTGA
- the ABHD11 gene encoding sn-1-specific diacylglycerol lipase ABHD11, with protein sequence MPRPCALATPPYDPLPGSAVPLSHVEAGGRGDRPPLVLLHGLFGSRGNFQTVAKALVRRGSGKVLTLDARNHGGSPHSPLMTYEAMSLDVQHLLTRLGITKCILLGHSMGGKTAMTLALQRPDLVERLISVDVSPVSTAPVSEFSAYVSAMKSVKIPDGLSRSAARQLADDQLRPVVQLPQLRQFLLTNLVEMEGRYVWRVNLEAISNHLADIMNFPVFHKPYPGPALFLGGSNSPYISSKDYPEIQRLFPKADVQYIEGAGHIVHQDKFEEFIAAVLNFLPPP encoded by the exons aTGCCCCGCCCCTGCGCCCTGGCCACGCCCCCATACGACCCTCTCCCCGGCAGCGCGGTGCCGCTGTCCCACGTGGAggcggggggccgcggggacCGGCCGCCCCTGGTGCTGCTCCACGGGCTCTTCGGCAGCCGCGGCAACTTCCAGACGGTGGCCAAGGCGCTGGTGCGCCGCGGCAGCGGCAAG GTGCTGACGCTGGACGCCCGGAACCACGGCGGCAGCCCCCACAGCCCGCTGATGACCTACGAAGCGATGAGCCTGGATGTGCAGCACCTCCTGACCCGCCTGGGCATCACCAAGTGCATCCTCCTGGGACACAGCATGGGGGGCAAGACGGCCATGACGCTGGCCTTGCAGCGG CCAGACCTGGTGGAGCGCCTCATCTCCGTAGACGTTAGTCCCGTCTCAACCGCACCCGTCTCCGAATTCTCTGCCTACGTCTCTGCCATGAAGTCGGTGAAGATCCCGGATGGTCTGTCCCGCTCTGCGGCCCGCCAGCTGGCTGACGACCAGCTGCGTCCGGTGGTCCAG CTCCCGCAGCTGAGACAGTTCCTCCTCACCAACCTGGTGGAGATGGAGGGCCGCTACGTCTGGCGGGTGAACCTGGAGGCTATTTCCAACCACTTGGCAGATATCATGAACTTCCCCGTCTTCCACAAGCCGTATCCTGGCCCTGCGCTCTTCTTGGGAGGATCCAACTCGCCCTATATCAG CTCCAAAGACTACCCGGAGATCCAGCGCCTCTTCCCCAAGGCGGATGTCCAGTACATTGAAGGTGCAGGCCACATAGTCCATCAGGATAAATTTGAAGAATTCATCGCTGCTGTCCTCAATTTCCTGCCACCACCGTAG
- the CLDN3 gene encoding claudin-3, producing MSMGLEIGGVALSVLGWLCCILCCALPMWRVTAFIGNNIVTAQIIWEGLWMNCVVQSTGQMQCKVYDSLLALPQDLQAARALLVVAIVLAVLGLLVAIVGAQCTRCVEDESTKAKITIVSGVIFLLSGVMTLIPVSWSANTIIRDFYNPLVLDAQKRELGTSLYVGWAASALLLLGGALLCCSCPPKDDRYPTGKVAYSAPRSAVTSYDKKNYV from the coding sequence ATGTCGATGGGGCTGGAGATCGGCGGGGTGGCCTTGTCGGTGCTGGGTTGGTTGTGCTGCATCCTCTGCTGCGCGTTGCCCATGTGGAGGGTGACGGCCTTCATCGGTAACAACATCGTGACGGCCCAGATCAtctgggaagggctgtggatgaACTGCGTGGTGCAGAGCACGGGGCAGATGCAGTGCAAGGTCTACGACTCCCTGCTGGCCCTGCCGCAGGACCTGCAAGCCGCCCGCGCCCTCCTGGTGGTGGCCATCGTCTTGGCCGTCCTGGGTTTACTGGTGGCCATCGTGGGCGCCCAGTGCACCCGCTGCGTGGAGGACGAGAGCACCAAAGCCAAGATCACCATCGTCTCCGGCGTCATCTTCCTCCTCTCCGGCGTCATGACCCTCATCCCCGTCTCCTGGTCGGCCAACACCATCATCCGGGATTTCTACAACCCGCTGGTGCTCGACGCGCAGAAGCGGGAGCTGGGCACCTCGCTCTACGTGGGCTGGGCGGCCTccgccctcctgctgctggggggggccctgctctgctgctcctgcccccccAAAGACGACAGGTACCCCACCGGCAAGGTGGCCTACTCCGCCCCACGCTCCGCCGTCACCAGCTACGACAAGAAGAACTATGTCTGa